Part of the Lucilia cuprina isolate Lc7/37 chromosome 5, ASM2204524v1, whole genome shotgun sequence genome is shown below.
acaccaattatttccttttttagttCAGAGATTTTATGTTGTTGTCGTTTCAATTGGTTAGATTTCTGTTCAAATTCTTTAAGTTTTCctgtaatttcttttaatacttGAATATGCTCCATAGCACAAACTTCTTTTTTGCGCAATTCTGCTTCGATAGAAGCACGTTTGTTTCGTAGTGAATCATTTATAGGATTAAGTTCTGCCAgccttaaattgaaaaacaaaaaaatatttacaaatttatatacatatattattaaataatatatatatgtatatataaatacctgtgtttaatattattaatttctcGCTCGTCTTTACTTGAGAGAAATCCTTTGCCTTTAATATGAGATTGCATAAGATACTTTTCCCTATTGCCATATTTGGAAATAGTTAGTTGATATCGCATATTacctaaatatttacaaatattatcaTTAGAACCATACGTATTTTATTAAGAGAAAGAGTAtcaattctattattttaaagtattaccgCCATAATAGCATCGAATTTCATTTGGTATTTGGTCGGTAAAATTGCTGACATCATTAGCACCGTATGGTATGTTTTGTAAATTACACAATGAGCATAAATATCCTAAGAGAGCTGGTGGACCATTTATTAGATCTATTAAATATGCGTTAAATCCATATTGactgaaagaaaaatataaattttattttagagacttaaatacacatttaatttaatattaattcaatAATAACATTCGATGATTAATTCCAATAAAAACTCTAATcgttcacctaaagattggatcttaaaataaaattgattgtgTTTTTGGATTTATATTCAAAAGGAATTTTTGgattataaaaaccaaaaatatgtaATCTCATTTTTAAATGTGATTAAGACATACAAGCGCAGCGACCTCTCAATTGAGCTCTCTGGTTTATTTTCCAAACTAAGAGAATGAGAGCTTAGAAGTTTTTTGATTTAGTTACACATAGAGAAATCTGTGTTGTTAAACATTAAGATAAGTTCTTGTTTGCAGAAAGTTATTTTTGCATATGAGAATGcttgatatttaatatttattttaattttaaaatatctcaaGAAAAATTATCATcaaatacgtaaaaatatatttgaagaatttttttctgAGTAAATGTAAAAGATGAATCAACGATATAAACtcctaaacaaatattaattctaGATATACAAGCCTATTTACAACATTAACccgtaaatattttcaattagttGACATTTATAGTACTGTATATGAGCGCAAACCTCTTGgaggatatttttatacacctatttgatccattatttgtttcatttgtaataataataataggtcgtgtttaaattttttccaatcctattcaaaaaaaatccagaaatttcattttttttgttatttataataaagtacACTGCAAAGTAGTGAAGTCACTACactaaaaacagtaaaaattttacaaacttttctttcagtTCATGGAATACAAAATCATAAAGTGAAGTAGTGTTAGTGTGGGAAGAAATTTTTACGCTCTGCCGATGTATGGATTATGAGTTAGTAAAGTATGACTTCCATTATTTTTTAGggattaaaaatacatacatatgtttacttttttatagttaaattatACATACCGAATTTGTTCAATTCCTaattttggaataaaaattGATTCATTTGGTATTGGTGCATGAAATACGTTCaccattaattttttgttaacacaTAATTCTGAAACGAGCGTCGAAACATCAGATGTCTTTTCGCAAGAGAATGCCAAAAGGTCGCGCaagttaattgtgttttctatatattttgcaAACTCAGGATTTGATACATTTAACTACAATGGAGAAGAgacataattaaatatttaacttattaataatttagttgATTACCTCTATAATTAATGGCTTGTAAACACGACCTTCGAACAGTTCCATATTTGAGTTTAACCAGAGGATTGCTTCATATACATCaggatgttttatttttaaaaactagtttaatgaaaatataataaaagtaaatgaaaaataaccttatttttgttaataaatgatCACACCTGCATTTTTTGTTCAGTTTCATTTTCTAGTTGTTTAAGCCGTGTTTTAAGATGTTGAATTTCAGGAATACTATCGTTTAGTTGATTCGATATATTTCTGAGCTCATTACTAAGACGTTTCGTTTCCAATTTACATTGATTCAATTTACTCTCGCTTTCAATCTTTCGTTGAGCGTCTGCAAGCTTATTctcatttaaatttcttaagtctTCGGCGTATACTTCAagcatttttgtttcttttattatctCACTTTGCCTCTCATTTCTCTCACGTTTGCGTTTCTATAATAAGTTGTTAATTAGCATATACTGCATACATATCGTTTAATTAATGCAAGACTGACACGACAccaaaactataattttaagaaaaagactTTGAATGCTTTTTGACATAACACTAACTTTTGAATCATGAGATTTATGATTTAACACAAAAATCAGCTGTGTTACATAGTTTACAACAAAAGGGTGCTCAcggtttatataaaaaagtcggTGTAACTATAATaggatatttaatatattaccaTGAGTGAAAACCGGTAATATTTTAGTTGGGTCTGGTTTGATTCATTCTTTTCATTACATAAAACTTGTAAAAagtgttttgtttaatatacataagtaaataattatattataaaggTTTCTATGACACTATATGATAACAGTAGCGTAAAtaccttaaatattttaataaatttaatattaaacaaacctcaaatttagatttttcttcACTTAtcctcttttttattaattcaatgtcatttataatttttgatttgcTTGCATCGGTAACTCTCAAATTACGGtcctaaaattataaattacaaataaataaatttgtttttgtttttgtaatgtgACATTAAACTTTATACTCACCATTTCCTCAATTTCTCTCTTTAATTTTTCTGTTGTGGTATCAATCATgttctttttgttaataattgctttatattctttatcgctttttttgaaatttgttttggcTATTTGGAGATCATTCTCACATTCTGAAATCTCGCTATTTAGCTTTTCTATTTCAAGCATTAGCTTTTTAGCGTTGCAGACATTTAATTTCTCTTCAATATCTTTGCGAGCATTATATCTTTCCAATTGTACTTTAAGcctttaaataaattagttttatttattttaaatctttgtATTAATACAGATAgttcaatatttaaatacatactcTTCAACGCGCAGTTTCGTTTCTTCTAATTTCTGAACCAAATTTTTATGCTCCgaaattccatttttttgttgatttcttaattcttttaactttttaaaattttcaatatcttCCGTTTGGCATACAGAATCAATTGTTTTCTGGAGTATTTCGGAAGGCTCAATTTTGGCAAAAtcctaaaagaaatatataataaaatattaatttataaaattttaaatctaatatttGTATTAGGGAAAGTAATATTGTATTTAAGTTACATATgcgaaattgtttataaaattgtcaaaattatagaaattagaGAAAGTTTCAGCTTAAAACGAAATACTAGAGCTATTAACGATATATTAGAGCTATTATTGTTGCCGCTAGGGTTACATATATAAACCACAGACATACTACAGCCCTTTATCCTAGCAGTAGTTTCAGACGTTATTAACAATGCCAAACCATCTAAAACACCTTGGAGAACGGGGAGTTGACTAGGGATTTCATGTCAGTAAGCATCCTCGTAATACCCGAAGCTTGAAAAAGGGGTATAGTTAtatgaaaactatttaaacCCATTTCAATGATCTCTCTCCTCTCACTAACATTAACTGTCGTTCACATTATCGatgttaataaagttttattccCTTATTTAAAACcaacatttaattttgtaaaaagtttataaaataaaatcttttttttttcatttatctattaaaattttatttgtttcaattaCATTACTATTATTTTTGAATAGATTTAGGCCGGCTTTATTACTTCTCAGTagaactaggcttaacttgctgttagaataaactcggaacaaatttaggcggactttaaccgatgattgtgtttttcagttttagatttaagttcagttaactttgttagtattgccaacttttcactcaaaaacataaacaatgaacaactgttttttgcaaacaatactttcgTAATTCAGGTGTgggttggggaacaactctcgcgtcatcccTAGAAGCCTACTTATGCCCTTTGTGGCATCACAGAGTTTTGTAATAGTttgaaaaagtttgaaaaacagAAATTTCATATCTTCCCAAGACTTAAAAGACTTATTGGTGTTGTACGTAAAGCGTAGATACTCGATCTAATAGTTTGgtgataaattgtttttatgggatttgaatttgttttggGAGCATTTCCATAAAAGGAAAGCccataatatattttgcttaGAATAAGGGTTAAATTTGTAAGTGTTTTTATGTGAGTATAACTTTTTGTTGCTAGATATCTTACGAGATAAAATCTGGACCCAAGTGATCTTTTTACATACGAAATATGTTCTTTCCAACGATAAATGGAAGTGCAGTTATGCTTCCTGCAGATAtgtaataagataattttttctaaCGATAATTTTGCACCAGATGTTTCTGACAATTCTTCCAGTTAAAATTGCTTTTATGTAGTTATATATTTTAGACTTAATAGCCCATGCCCTCAATGTATCCAGTATGGTCTTTGTTGGGTTTAGGAATACAGGATGTGGAATTATACcattatcaaatattttgttataatgttaaaaaaagactTAGTTTAGTTGAGTTCGAAagatttttaatcatttcataGGAAATTCTATCAAATCCTGGAGATGGaccttaaactttatttaaaaccatTACCAGTTCACACATATCAATTAGGAATTCAATAAGTTCCGCTAATTTATTTCCA
Proteins encoded:
- the LOC111679081 gene encoding structural maintenance of chromosomes protein 5, with the protein product MSRIGKIKTVCCKNFVTYSKCVFNPSEYLNVIIGPNGTGKSTLVSAIVLSLGGEPILLARSNSIGDYVKNGCESATVSVEVFDNDDSVDTKTTTFQRSFDINNKSQFFINGQAMSKKNFLEIVSRYNIQINNLCQFLPQDKVQDFAKIEPSEILQKTIDSVCQTEDIENFKKLKELRNQQKNGISEHKNLVQKLEETKLRVEELKVQLERYNARKDIEEKLNVCNAKKLMLEIEKLNSEISECENDLQIAKTNFKKSDKEYKAIINKKNMIDTTTEKLKREIEEMDRNLRVTDASKSKIINDIELIKKRISEEKSKFEKRKRERNERQSEIIKETKMLEVYAEDLRNLNENKLADAQRKIESESKLNQCKLETKRLSNELRNISNQLNDSIPEIQHLKTRLKQLENETEQKMQFLKIKHPDVYEAILWLNSNMELFEGRVYKPLIIELNVSNPEFAKYIENTINLRDLLAFSCEKTSDVSTLVSELCVNKKLMVNVFHAPIPNESIFIPKLGIEQIRQYGFNAYLIDLINGPPALLGYLCSLCNLQNIPYGANDVSNFTDQIPNEIRCYYGGNMRYQLTISKYGNREKYLMQSHIKGKGFLSSKDEREINNIKHRLAELNPINDSLRNKRASIEAELRKKEVCAMEHIQVLKEITGKLKEFEQKSNQLKRQQHKISELKKEIIAIPEMERALKANGLQLFKDITHLQIKKIDAFNAFQMAIAKKSYSKLKMSIFRQENEELTNFIQTAKEKRDSAEKRVEIIQNKCNAIKRDSKTKLNEAKIALNNMDPNDVNFPHRDFYLSLPDNLEELRESIHDFSGRLDCMDNLDTEIVREFDERRNDVESLKKKISTNELGDNNYNTEIKSIFDKWFPQINNVIMTINSHFSDFMQSMNYVGEVKLVRKEEFDFDTYGIEILVQYRKNVALQPLSRNVQSGGERAVAIAVYTLSMQHITHVPFRCVDEINQGMDARNERKVFEMLVDETTKIGRAQYFFVTPKLLRNLKTHERMSVHVVYNGRMVQSQNVFSFQP